The Ptychodera flava strain L36383 chromosome 16, AS_Pfla_20210202, whole genome shotgun sequence region CATTGTTCATAAACTAATTTGTACATACCATTTCTTGTCTGTTGGTTTCTATTCTATCTAAGGTCTGGTCTAGCTGAGTGATCCAGCTATGTCTTGACAAAGACTGTGATGCTACCTCATCCCATAGATCATTCAACTGCACAAGACTGTAGTGTTGTAAAACCTacacaatttaaaaaataaacagtttgttaaaaaaacatCACCACTGTCTCCAAAACTAATTCACACTTCATTGAAACTCTAATTTTCCATGCATCATGTTTTCCAGACCCAATGATATTTGTAATGGAAATTGAAAACTGCATAATAAAATAGTTAGATCAGGTGAGTAAAACACTTACCAAATCTTCAGATATCCTGCTTAGTATCTGTTCAATCTCTGTGTGAATATAGAAATAAAACTGTTGCTAAAATGGTTCAAATGGCTTAGTAGAAATTATCAAGAGTAtcaaattcataaaatgaaGTACACTGTACACACATCTGACAAGACATCTTTTCATAAGCAACAGTTTTACCACATCTGAAAAATAGACATCATTCTCTTGAAATTGAGAACTATTTCTACATTAATTCCTTGGAGCACATTTGCTCGAATTACAATTCTTCATAGACATTATGTTGCAATACCACCAACCGTTGATCTTCTGATATGCTACATTTGTGCAATATTGACACAATTAGAAATATTTCCATGTTCAATACGCAAACacatctaaaagtaattttaatcTAGACAGTTTGTACATGCCATAAAAACTgtaatatgaatattgtgaagcagGGAAACAGAATTGTTTACAATAAAATTGACTGTAATTcacacatgtatattttactgaGAATTCTGTATGGCCTAAATTCACTGTTTGCAGACTAGATCAAGAGattgaaaacaataacaacagCACATAATGCAATAAGTCAAATGCCATGATCCCCAAGTACATGTAACCCTTACCCTGATCATTCTGTACAAGATTTCTGATCAAAAGTTCTCCAGCTTCTGTTATTTGGGGCTCCAATTCCTGTCGAATGAAACACACacattaaatgaattttcttgAACTTGGAAACATAATGCTGTATGCAATAATATGCTGGCAACATTTTATGCATTCACATGACTATGTGGAAAGTTATATGTATGATGAATGGACTGAGAGAAGTCTACACTCAAAGCTATTGTTGTATTCAACTGTGAATTTTAAGAATGACAACAacattgactttgaaaaaaaaatgacacacatgacatttgcattttcaaaacatttcaactctaaaaaattcaaattgttaaAAAGATAACAAGAAGCAGATTTATAGTCACGCTAGGACTTGAACTTTGTCAAATGGCTATAATAAACACTACAAGATCAAAACTAATCAATGCATAGAAACATTCTGACTCATGTTTACAACATGAACATTTATTGACCTACAGCATATGCTGCATCAATTTTGGACTTTCAATCAGCTTTTGTGAACATAAatattaaaccttgtttaatATATCAAGAGCTATTATTTTCACATATCTACAATTGAATTATACTCACCGATGCAATGACTGCCAGTTCTTGATGCATATCTTCTACAGCTGATTCATGTCTCTTCTGTCGACTTTCTGCTATTCTCTCAATGATGTCAGATCCTGTCCGTTCAGATTCTATCATTGAAAACATGAACAAACACAATCGATTCAGCAAAAGGAAAGCTCTGCGATAAGTCTTCAGGAATGATTTGACTAAAATGAATGTTAGCATAGTTTGAGATAAATTTCCAATAGCTTGAGGTTCAATGTGACAAGTGAACCCTGAAAACAATACTTTAGACATGTATGGTTCTAGAATCAAGGTATTTATTTTACTTATTTCTTTGTCTATTTATACTTTCAACAGGTAACTGATATTCATGCGAGCAAAATTATTCTTGACTTGCATAATGTTCCCTTTGTATGTCCGtatttatacatatacatgctATCATGTTCATAAAATCAAACTCTCAGTCATTGGATTAAAGGAGATCAAAGTATGCAATTTTTCTGagatagaaaatgaaaaaataattttaaaaataaaataccaaATAAAGGTTTCTTTAGATTCTCTGGTGTTTAATAATCCTTAACTGATctaaaataaagtaaagtaaggaAACAAACAGCAATCATTCACCTTGATTCAGCCAATGGTATAAAATATTTGGCAGGACTCTGGTGTATGCACAACATGGTGAtcaatttaataaaaatatccCTTTTTGCCCCAAAAATCATCAGAGCTAATACTGcaaactgaaaatgttcactTTGAGGCCCTGTGACGGTTAAGTAACTGATGTTTTAGTTAGAAAAGCCAGAGTGGTCACTTACTGACAGTGTCTGCCAATCCCCTCACTTCTCTGGCAGCTAATTCAGATTCAGGTTTTAAATAGGATTTGATGGCTGTAGATTTCACTTGTCTGTAAAGAGAAAATAGTAAAATTTCATTGTTTACCTCATATTTACCTGTAGAAATACAAAATACTTTATTATACCATATTTCTGGCAAAATAACAGTGGCTGATCTAAATTGTTGAGTAACTACAAATTCAAtatgagatacatgtacatcactAGTTCTGATatcatttgaattttaattaaaagtgaatttttaaGGTTGTCGCCTGCTAAAATCATAGAACCACTCTGAACTATTAAAAACGTGAactacacatacacacatatatttgTACTCTGACATGActgatttttacaattttacaacTTTAATAGTGACCTCTTGTTGTCACATGATCTGGAGTGACATGCATTACACCATTTAGACATAGAGGCAATGGTGTGATAGaacattcaaataaataaactggaaTATTGTCACTGTTACTCTGCACATATTGTAACCTTCAGAGGAGACTGTAACACTGAATCTACATACCTATATATTACAGGGTTCTCTGTTAGAGCATCGTTTGGCACACTTTCAATCCATGTCTTCTGACGCTCATTCAACAAACTTTCACCCATATTTTTCCTACCATCTTTAACCAATGGGATATTCTGCGTTTTCACTTCCATATTTGGATCTTTCCTCGCTCCTTTGACCTTTTCATACTCTTTGACAAGCTGAACCTGTGAATGAGAAACAAAGAGGCATGTACTACGTTGATTACTTTGATCAACATCACAAATAAGAGCGATTGTTGTAAGAATTAAAATTCAGataatggtatcaaattttttGATGAGATTAAGTGAATGCGCAACACGGTGATCGGAAACCATTCTCGGCAAAATGTTTGTGTCGGAAAAGTATCTTTCTTTGCAATCCGACTTACATGTATGCGGAACGGATTTCACAAGTAAATGAAACATGATATACTTGTCTGTACATTATAACGTTTTATAATGTGATTGCAAAAAACAATAGTAATGGCGCGAACTGGATATGATCAATCCTTGTCTGAGCTCggagaaaataacattttctgtttttcacTCACCTCGGCGTCAAatatttgtctgtaaatttgtCCACTGGGGACAACACGAGCTTCGGCCATCATTTTCAAAGTTCTGATTGCTAACTCCCTCTTGTGGTACAAAGTTCCTCTTTTGCTCAATTCAAAAGTACATAGGATAAATACTCTAGGATTTGCGGTAGCTACGCTGTAAATATTGTCAGAAATAGCTCGGCATTTAGATGTAAACAAGACGTCCGAAGCCTATCATAGTGAGTGCATTGACCAGTATCGACCGACTGTACGTTGCATACACCGAGGATCCAGGCTGAGAATTAACCCCTACAAAAGCAATTATTTGTCTTCGTTCTGAGGCGATCCTGCAGTAGATCCTGCAATAGAGGCACACTTCAAGACCTTCCTTATATGATTCCCACACAGACGTCAAATAGATGGGCTTAAATCGCACTAGTTTGCGGTAATATCGTTGTCGTTTCGGAGTCGTCCGCCATACTCAGTTTGGTTCCCTAAGCAACAGTCCGTTGACCTGACCCTATATGGAATTGTGGGTAATAGTGGGCGCCATCAACGTTTATCTAACACGAACCTTTGTTTCTGTTCGCCTTTATGATACGGTTTTGGGGAGGGATCTGCAGCCCCTTTGACACAAAACATACGATTCGTAATTCTTTTGTACTTGCTGACATGTTTTGCACATAAATTCCTCACATGTAACAATGCCAGATTTTCAGCATTAGAATTAGAATTACTTTATTGTCTGTCATGTGATGGAAATTTGCCTTTAAGCCACTCTTTCAGCTTACATACATCAAAACAAACATTATACAGTGGAAAGCCCggaatacagcaaaattatgcaaatactgAATTGATACTCATTCTctgttgttttaaaattttcttagTCAGATGTaaaacaaagataataaaattTCTCCATTTTCTCAGCTCTCGAATCTGTATCATGGTGTTATGTGAAAAACTAAACAAGAATCAATGGTGGCGCTATGAATATTAGTGATAAAATGATATATGTACATCATCAGGAATTTGAGTCTATTCCACATTCACTCAGTTACAAAAACATTGAAAGGTTCAAAACATATGCAACACAATCTAATAAAGCAAATCATGGCCAATATTATCTGGTACAATATAGGGTTACGTGGCTACCTTCATCCTACATCGAACAATGATGGCTGCATGACAGACACAATTAATTTCATAAGTGTCAGTTATTATCTAATTATAACAGAGTGATATACCCTGATGATGCATAAGTATGattatattcaaatattcatatttcataattattgatTTTTGCCAATGGTTGTTTGGACAACAtatgcataatgagtctgttcaTGTGACAGTGTTTTAAGCTGATAGAAGGTTGCGGTTGGTGTCAAAGAagtcaaaaattattttaaagagGACCTGACCAAATTTAAGACTGtataaaaaagtcaaaaaccatGCTATGAAATACTGTACAAGCATTTGTATGACTTTGATAGGACAGTGTACTTCCAGATTCACAACATGCACTTtcacattttgatttctttctgcAAATTATTTCTGAACATCTGAACTTTGTCCAAATGTGAAATGAGAATAACTATATTTATGATGGCTCTATTATatataaatttgttttcttggCCTAGTTAGAGGTGATACGACAATGTGTATTTTACAAGACAAAATTTACGAGTTTATGAAATTGACAAGCTTTGAACACATGTGCAGACTAAATATTTTAATACACATCAGAAGTAAGGTAATTATCACTCTATTTTGAGGGAAAACCATTGGGTGGGAATGACTCATCAGACAGGTCAGTATGCTCACAATAAAAACACGACTTTCCTGATATACATAGATTGAGGTTAATACAAATTTAttagcaaaacaaaaaacaaaggatttgcacatattttcatttcatttcatttggtaACAGATGAGAggtgaaaagatgaaaaaatatACACAGTGCCAGTATTGTGTTTCATCTTTTGATTAGGACTTCAaagtttaggatatgaattgtATCAATTGTTTTTGGtaatttggtgaaaaaaatattccataaaaaacaaaaaatttgtaaatcttgCAAAATTATCgaacatgataatttttttgtcattctaAGAAAAGCCCTGTGCATCCTTCTAAACTATCCATCCATTGTCTGTCCAAGAGCATCTTtgtgaaactttttttttgctgtgaaaACATGTACGTCTGGTAAAGCATATTTAAAAGGAATTTAAACACTGACAGGTAAAACACTATGAAGACCATTAAAATGTGCTTCAAAGAATAAAACTGCCTGAAGTTTGAAATGAGTAAATGTTTCTTATACACTCAACATGTTTTGATTTGATGAATGGTAGGAAGAACAGCTGATGGTTAATGAGAATTCCTTCTGCAGTGTTTATTACAATTCTCACATTTAGATCATTCTAATTAAAATAACTCTGGgatttgatttgaatttgtGTGTATTTACTGATATACCGGCAATGCACAATGTGGAACATGAAACGGCTGCACTTTAGAATTCAAGGTTTAAATGTAATAAAGACAATAAATTCCACCTTACAAATGATATGAAGCATTTCTGAAAAATTCACACTGATATGAAGGTTTTCTCAACAAGTACAATCTGgccaaaatcaacaaaatacagTATTGGATGCCACATAGCAACAAAACATGCTACTTGATGGTAACAAAATGGTGAAATCAATTTGTTTAGTAAAGAATACCATCAGTTCATCCTCTCTGGACATTGGAGTGTTCTGTTTGCAAAATTCTGCAATAACATGTCATGTGACAGACAGGTCTTCAAACAAAGGCCCAGAACAACAAAGTTCCCACCTTTGTGTACATTGCTCTCTCCCACATACAAAGAGTCATCAGTCACCACTGTCAATATTATTAGTGAACTATGTATACACATTTCCAAATAATAAATTTACCATGGCATTGTCTATAGATGACAATgttacataaacaaaacaaacactcaATCAGTCAATGTTCTATGTTGTAATTCTGACAAATGTACATTTAGTTAACAGACTATCCAACACCATGTTATATCATATGAAATTGTCCTTTTGTTAAAGGTAGGGGTCTGGATccccgggatcaagtttgtgCTAGtgtgtaagaggattatggaggtgtcatagccttttgttttccattgaaattgaaatctaGCAAGTATATTTCTTGGCAAAACAATCTGATGCCTGACTGAGGCCTTTAAGCAATATGAGTGTGAATTTTCCACTCCAACGGCATCTGATGTTCATTTTATGAATTGCCTCAGCCAATGAATTTAGTTTCAAAGAATGAACTCAGACATTTGGTGAACAGAAAAGTGATGCGATTGCCAATCAAGTATATTGTGGCATCAAAGGCGACAGCCAtcttgacataatgttgaatgAGGTGCAGATAACTCTCCATAAGCTAGGTATACTTTGGCTTCATATCTGCAAGAAAGCAATGAAATTGTGAGTTTCTATCAACCATTATTAATGTCAATTATTTGTGCTGCATGCATTTATCATCACATATGTTGCTTATTTCCAACTTAACacagaaaacatttgaaaacaaatagcATAGTTAAATGTTGAGAGTAAAAGGTTTCATACCCAAGtcattttcaaatgttcaagtgGTAGACTGCTTTGAATGTTGCCCTTGTATGGTTTGGATATATGCAACATACACGCTGCGCTACCTTGGTATGCGAGCTTGTTAaacttgttgttttgtttggaGATGCACTAAATAACACTGAAGGAgtaattttcatttacaatttgATTCTATATTAGCAGCAATCATTACCTGTTTCATTCAAACTGTCTAGTGTTGGAAGTTCTGGACCTCCTGGTTCACCAGGGCCAGGCCATACAATCTCTTCTGATATCTGTTTCTCAAATTTGTTGTTGCTTTGTTCACCGTCTTCGATGAGTATCGCTAAAAAGTGACCATTACACAGAATATTAGATAATTCACTCCGTAATAATAAAGCAATAATGTATCTCCTCCCGACAAATAGTGGACAAACAGCAAAAGCAAGACATAATTCACAAGGCGGTGCCAAGTACATTAcgaagtgcaaagtttgcttgagtccaacTTGGGCTGGGAggaggtacattattgctattatagactagttttagcaatgccagtgaatttgtagatgtagaaacaTCTTAGGCCACAACGCTGAATAAtcaaatacattatcagtaataatctgagggtatgacACGTcataaaattcactggtattgacaaaactataatATAATAATCTTTAATATTCAATACGTACCTTAGTAGTTCTATACAGgtgtatacatacacacacatacagatgcATGTATGAATGATAAGTTTGagatataatatataatgttaataaattaatgtatcaaaaaaattaattcatttACATTGCTAATGTCTCCGATTCATCACCCAAGCTTTGATAGCCAAGGGTGTATGTTTGTACAGGGCCAGTAGGACCTGTTAGCTAGGGATTCTACAGTACACTAACAGTTCATGCCAAGAAACAGTGTTACCAATTTATCAACAAAATCACTGcactgtgaccttgatattcaTGATTgagttaaagggccagtaactgtaaattttgatgattttttcaatacttaaGATTTTGTATGACACTTAAAAGTAGCAATACACATCAAAGAATTTCCTAGTGTTCTTTCATCTACCTAAGTAAGTATTTGACATGTCAGATAGGTGTATGCAATTTCACATACTTGCCTCTATGGCAAGTACACAACCAATCAGATGAGACAGTAAACATCTCTACATCTTATTATAAtcaaattgaaatcaaaattgcaTCTACCGgtattcataaaataaaatgatggcAGCGGGCAGGAAGTAAGTGTTGATGGGTACATAATAAAAGTGACCTAGTGGCTGATATACCTCCATTGTGATATTACAGATATCTTAGATAATATGTTTGGGCTGGTTTGTCAATTAGAGGAATACTAATGAACATGGGACATATTTGAGTATCGACAGCAAGTTTCTGAATATGCTGTAGAATATAATGCTTGGATGGGAAAGAGTCCAACCAATTATCATACATAAGTGCCCACTGTGACTGCTGAAAGAGTCCAACCAGTGATCATACATCAGTGCCCACTATGACTGCTGGAGGTGTACATCATTGGTGGCCCATTTTGGCTGAGAAAAAACATTTAACCATGGCTAAACTGCCAAgtcaaatgttttgtttgacTAAAACCAGCAACATTATCCTAAAAATATGAGGATGAAAGTtctatcataatttcaacaaatctgagtCAGGGACCCCTTAAGGAACCTGCATACAAAAGCGGTTTAACGAAGGGATTCTGAGAAGAAGAGTCTTGACCAAAAACAGACAAACTGGCCAAAAAATACAGCATTGTAGGTTTCATCACGATTTGTAAGAAactgatacaaaatacaaatatgcaaatttcaccatgatttgaataaCCTGACTGACGGCAATCAAAGGACCTCcatactaaatttcaaaccaaTAAGAGAAGCggtttcagaaaagattttttgaccaaaaacagaaaattcCCCCAAAGTACAAAAATCAAAAAGACTAAGGTCATCTGTACCAACTtgcataccaaatttaaaagcaaacagtgaaaaaaatttcagagaagcttttgaccaaaattggtaaaattgccccaaaaatacaaatgaggACCTTTTTACTTAAATCTGACTAAGATCACCCTAAAGAACCTGCATAACAAATtacatagcaaatttcaaagcaactgGACAAGTAGTTTCAGAGGGAAAGAATTTTTGACCAACATTTGGAAAATTTGGCCCCAAAAtactaatatgcaaattttgacacaattttaaaaatctctCAAAGGGTACCCTAGAATCTGACTTTAAAGTCCAAAGCAATCACACCAGCTGCTTTGGAGAATCTTGGAAAGTGAAAAGTCTGTGGACAGACAGCAGAAGATGGTGGACAAACCACCTGTCTGATAAGCTCCGAGCTGCAGACAGTAGAGCTGATAAAAGCTCCAATTCAATGGCATGGTCATTAAATATTATGTCTGAAATCTTTACATCATGTTGATTTACAACAAAAGTGACGAAGTAAGACAGTTTTGTATGGTgtggatatacatgtatgtacactttGGCCTTAAACTTATATTCTGATGAAGATCTTTACATGCTCTTAGCTCAATATTTAAACGCTGATATTTTCAGACAAGGGATTATAGGAAAAAGTGTGATATATTTTCCACTTGACAAAACACCTACCTGGAGGATTTGCCTTGATATCATCAAATGACATCATCAAATGACGAATAACAAACCATTCACCCTGAGTTCCTTTTCGTTTAAGGGCTTCAATAAGATGGTCAAAGCCCTTCATTCCACCCTGTTTGATGATGTAATCGATGAGTTTGGATACACGTGCTGTACGTTTGGATTTATCTTCTATCTCCTCACACATATCTAAGTCTAGAATCCTAGCCGATCGCAGATAAGGAAAGTAACGGTCTGGTTCCAATGTTTTACAAAGAAATTCACGTGTTTCCTCCAGCACctgttgaataaaacaaaaaggCAATTTTTCAGAGACAACTACTGGAGAAGTATTTTTGAGCTTCAATCTGATCATTATCAAATTTCCCCTTGATTTCCATATCTTTGGGAAAGGGCATTGGCATTGAGCATTGAACACAAGTGCAGCAGCATTTATGATTATTAAATTTTACTTTCTATGATTTCTATGACGTGTGAAAATCACCTGATAATGATAATATGTAGTTGTGTATTTGACAAAGGAGAATAGTTGACATCTTGAAGTTGAGTGGCAAGTGGCAGTAGGCCAAGAAATTTGCTTCTTGTGTTTGTAATGCCTCAATGTTTATCTCATAAAGAGGGTAGTATTACATTTGTACACTATTCTACTCCTAGGTGTACAGGATGACATTATAAGATGCCAATGTCTCAATGCTGTTGGCCACTCACCATCCACATGTTAACCATTTTCTTCTTTGTCAAACACAGTACTGATATGGGTTTGAAAAACACTGTCGATTGGATCACAGTGAACTTGGACTCCTATAGTTTGCTGTTGATTATTTTGAAGCAAAACAAATTCTTCTGAACAAGTGTTCTTGTCAATTTAAGAATGGTGTGAACATACCATGCTCGGCATACTCTGTTATATTACCTTACACTTTGAAAACCTTTTAACTATTCTCAATTCACAGGGTTTAAAATGCAGAAGGGAAGTCAATATGGGTACTTTAGATGTTCAAAAAGAAACGTGGAAGTGAGATTCTGTTTTTGTAGAGTTGAATCACACAACTTCTGAGTGTACCAAAGGTGACATTCAAATGTAATCACACTGAaaatatatttgtcaacatcaaaGGAGATTTAGTCTGAAAAACTCATCATGACCAAGTAACCATC contains the following coding sequences:
- the LOC139114755 gene encoding B-cell lymphoma/leukemia 10-like — its product is MLPLSCSSKPIFSDQEEYLHYLKCQVLEETREFLCKTLEPDRYFPYLRSARILDLDMCEEIEDKSKRTARVSKLIDYIIKQGGMKGFDHLIEALKRKGTQGEWFVIRHLMMSFDDIKANPPAILIEDGEQSNNKFEKQISEEIVWPGPGEPGGPELPTLDSLNETDMKPKYT